The following coding sequences are from one Campylobacter sp. RM16187 window:
- a CDS encoding type II toxin-antitoxin system HipA family toxin — protein sequence MNQVSLEIVRILKNSNTLLTRLQIENNIQRLSKRTIQNELKKLSELKRIRVIGQASSTAYEISDEYSNFEHRLFIYQNQILIGYLGYDYENYYFAYDTDFLLGGRYGVKFEMPIDFKIYTSKSCFVDFEESLPEGIDRKILIDKAGNATEFFLLLHNDYSKNDLIFSPSALEFGREIKPQSYLSGKDKILGTNTFPNILKYDVDIDDVSLFPSKFMSDSEDIKHVRTMSLSGYQHKLQVVVKDNTIRVAKNEDNAKFFIKPYDTLKADENSDYYFPHIAINEHLHMSFAKNELGFDVPMSGVFKREQDREYHYFIKYFDRIGAYKFQRKEFSTFMGLSSESKYKASSEKLFDMAAKILPNSDDRLRMIEYFFYSFLIRHEDMHTKNISVIYDNGKILLAPLYDIACTGFYEGIKNYESHLSINGKQTNIRYNDFMEIVKRAKVDRAKFNKSAKNIVEIYIKKMPKYIKKLEKLDGLDFYKKDRANAEDKRINIKAKTTLSEVMMRHFEQRCETLKRNGWFEKLGIDD from the coding sequence ATGAATCAAGTATCTCTAGAAATAGTAAGAATTCTAAAAAATAGCAATACATTACTTACAAGATTACAGATAGAAAATAATATTCAGAGATTATCAAAAAGAACCATCCAGAATGAGCTAAAAAAGCTAAGCGAGCTAAAGCGAATAAGAGTGATAGGGCAGGCTTCAAGTACGGCTTATGAAATTTCAGACGAGTATTCTAATTTTGAGCATCGCCTATTTATTTACCAAAACCAAATTTTAATAGGCTATTTGGGCTATGATTACGAGAACTACTACTTTGCGTATGATACGGATTTTTTACTTGGTGGTAGATATGGCGTTAAATTTGAGATGCCGATTGATTTTAAAATTTATACGAGTAAGAGTTGCTTTGTGGATTTTGAGGAGTCGCTACCTGAGGGAATAGATAGAAAGATATTAATAGATAAAGCCGGTAATGCTACAGAGTTTTTCTTGCTACTGCATAATGACTATAGCAAGAACGATCTTATATTTTCGCCAAGTGCTTTGGAATTTGGTCGTGAGATAAAGCCTCAAAGTTATCTTTCCGGGAAGGATAAAATTTTAGGTACTAATACTTTTCCCAATATTCTAAAATACGATGTGGATATAGATGATGTATCGCTTTTCCCAAGTAAATTTATGAGCGATAGCGAAGATATAAAGCATGTAAGAACTATGAGTTTATCAGGCTATCAGCATAAACTTCAAGTAGTGGTAAAGGACAATACAATACGAGTGGCTAAAAATGAAGATAATGCGAAGTTTTTTATCAAGCCATACGATACACTAAAAGCCGATGAAAACAGCGACTACTACTTCCCGCATATTGCTATAAACGAACATTTGCATATGAGCTTTGCAAAAAACGAGTTAGGCTTTGATGTGCCTATGAGCGGAGTGTTTAAAAGAGAGCAGGATAGAGAGTATCACTACTTTATCAAGTATTTTGATAGGATTGGCGCTTATAAATTTCAACGAAAAGAGTTTTCTACATTTATGGGGTTAAGTAGTGAGAGTAAATATAAAGCCTCATCTGAAAAATTATTTGATATGGCGGCTAAGATACTGCCAAACAGTGATGATAGACTAAGAATGATTGAGTATTTTTTTTATTCCTTTCTTATTAGACACGAGGATATGCATACGAAAAACATATCGGTTATTTACGATAATGGCAAAATTTTACTAGCCCCTCTTTATGATATCGCTTGCACCGGCTTTTATGAGGGTATCAAAAACTACGAGTCGCATTTAAGTATAAACGGCAAGCAGACAAATATAAGATATAACGACTTTATGGAAATAGTAAAAAGAGCTAAGGTTGATAGAGCTAAGTTTAATAAGTCGGCTAAAAATATAGTAGAAATCTACATAAAAAAGATGCCCAAGTATATCAAAAAACTAGAAAAGCTTGACGGGCTGGACTTTTACAAAAAAGATAGAGCCAACGCTGAGGACAAAAGGATAAATATAAAGGCTAAAACTACGCTTTCAGAAGTGATGATGAGGCACTTTGAACAAAGATGCGAGACTCTAAAAAGAAATGGTTGGTTTGAGAAGTTAGGTATTGATGATTAG
- a CDS encoding tyrosine-type recombinase/integrase: MAGKLKNYNLSFGVNKYPGIFFNNLANGDVVFYMRVTLEGKKANVKIGSKSEGVNITYAYNKKKEFDAKQRNGELPDSISKKIVAKNNKNSLKFDEIADAFFNYKLEKEPDNATNIKEQRRDYEIYHKDKLGSLATTQITPEMINEHHKDISQMVSPKTKRKLSQSRINAIMGIARTIFNHAIKNDLISHISPYKIELKKPNNKRERFLELIEIELLRKEVAAKEDFALELFVELALCTGARLEGVLNIKKKDLSLSTKSVTISDFKTKSTYTGFLSKRALEMINQIYTTISPNDFLVNKPKATIQNVLQPLLNKLFNQNLDISDATNRVVIHTLRHTFASHLAIKGTPILTIKKLMNHSDINHTLRYAKLMPDSGREMVEALYEY; this comes from the coding sequence ATGGCAGGAAAACTTAAAAATTACAACTTGTCGTTCGGGGTAAATAAATACCCCGGAATTTTCTTTAATAATCTAGCTAACGGCGACGTGGTTTTTTATATGAGAGTTACACTTGAGGGTAAAAAGGCAAACGTCAAAATCGGATCGAAATCCGAAGGCGTAAATATAACCTACGCGTATAACAAAAAGAAAGAATTCGACGCCAAACAAAGAAACGGAGAGCTTCCCGATAGCATATCTAAAAAAATAGTAGCCAAAAACAACAAAAACTCGCTTAAATTTGATGAGATCGCAGATGCCTTTTTTAACTACAAGCTAGAAAAAGAACCTGATAACGCTACAAACATAAAAGAGCAAAGACGAGATTATGAGATTTACCACAAGGATAAATTAGGCAGTCTAGCTACGACTCAGATCACTCCTGAAATGATAAACGAGCATCATAAGGATATTTCGCAGATGGTATCTCCTAAAACTAAACGCAAACTGTCACAATCTAGGATAAACGCTATAATGGGTATCGCTAGGACGATTTTTAACCATGCCATAAAGAATGATCTCATAAGTCACATTAGCCCATACAAGATAGAGCTAAAAAAACCAAACAATAAACGAGAGAGATTTTTAGAGCTTATAGAGATAGAGCTTTTACGTAAAGAAGTAGCAGCCAAAGAAGATTTTGCCTTAGAGCTGTTCGTTGAACTTGCGCTTTGTACAGGTGCTAGATTAGAAGGGGTTTTAAATATTAAGAAAAAGGATTTGTCACTTTCGACTAAGTCAGTTACTATTAGCGATTTTAAAACAAAGAGCACATATACTGGATTTTTAAGCAAAAGAGCATTAGAAATGATAAATCAAATTTATACCACCATATCTCCTAACGACTTTTTAGTAAATAAACCCAAAGCCACTATTCAAAATGTTTTACAACCACTTTTAAATAAGCTTTTTAATCAAAATTTAGATATAAGCGACGCAACCAATAGAGTAGTTATTCATACCCTTAGGCATACGTTCGCTTCGCATCTTGCTATAAAAGGCACTCCGATACTAACGATAAAAAAGCTAATGAACCACTCGGATATCAATCATACTCTAAGATACGCGAAACTAATGCCAGATAGTGGAAGAGAGATGGTGGAGGCTTTGTATGAGTATTAA